One genomic window of Polyangiaceae bacterium includes the following:
- a CDS encoding response regulator translates to MKILIVDDSKAMRMIVRRTLRQAGYGNHDIDEAENGREALDKIRGAAPDLVLSDWNMPEMTGIELLETLGADGTKVKFGFVTSEGTAEMRARASGAGALFLIAKPFTAENFQQALDPVIN, encoded by the coding sequence ATGAAGATACTGATCGTGGATGACAGCAAGGCAATGCGCATGATCGTACGCCGCACGCTGCGACAGGCTGGCTACGGAAACCATGACATCGACGAGGCCGAGAACGGCCGAGAGGCGCTAGACAAGATCCGCGGAGCGGCACCTGATCTGGTGCTCTCCGACTGGAACATGCCGGAGATGACGGGCATCGAGCTGCTCGAGACCCTCGGCGCCGACGGCACGAAAGTGAAGTTTGGCTTCGTGACCTCGGAAGGCACAGCAGAGATGCGGGCTCGAGCAAGCGGCGCCGGCGCGCTGTTCTTGATCGCAAAGCCCTTCACGGCTGAGAACTTCCAGCAGGCGCTCGATCCCGTCATCAACTGA
- a CDS encoding MerR family transcriptional regulator — protein MTALLLAAGLSALEAEDQPGAWTANPGSCDAEPEAMSDAETDQPEEEFTIDELAARSKVPSRTIRFYQSKKALPPPKLRGRVAYYDQRHLERLELIANLQDRGLRINAIRDLLASMERGDVSVTEWLGLSDELRSPWGDDQPRMLAEEELLEFAKSVDGKPRPGLISDLERLQLLERQGDRFVVRSPSLLTISLKLEAAGVDLETAAGAADILRKHLSKAAGELARFFFDHAGSGFGRDGSAEELSAALGALRPLGVEAVKVIFSKEIERELRTLAESGRAAKIPARNRRRKR, from the coding sequence GTGACGGCGCTACTGCTAGCTGCCGGGCTCAGCGCCCTGGAAGCCGAGGATCAGCCGGGAGCGTGGACAGCGAACCCCGGCTCGTGCGATGCAGAGCCCGAGGCAATGAGCGACGCGGAGACCGATCAGCCGGAAGAGGAGTTCACCATTGATGAGCTCGCGGCTCGTAGCAAGGTGCCAAGCCGGACCATCCGCTTCTACCAATCGAAGAAGGCCCTGCCTCCGCCGAAGCTCCGTGGCCGCGTTGCCTACTATGATCAGCGGCACCTCGAGCGCCTCGAACTGATCGCCAACCTCCAGGACCGCGGGCTGCGGATCAACGCCATCCGCGACCTCTTGGCGTCCATGGAACGCGGTGACGTCTCGGTCACCGAGTGGCTCGGGCTGAGCGACGAGTTGCGCAGCCCCTGGGGCGACGACCAGCCCCGGATGCTCGCCGAAGAGGAGCTGCTCGAGTTCGCGAAGTCCGTAGACGGCAAGCCGCGACCCGGGCTCATCTCTGACTTGGAGCGGCTCCAGCTCTTGGAGCGCCAGGGAGATCGCTTCGTGGTGAGGAGCCCGAGCCTGCTCACCATCAGTCTCAAGCTGGAGGCGGCAGGTGTCGATTTGGAGACTGCAGCGGGCGCCGCCGATATCCTGCGGAAACATCTATCGAAGGCGGCGGGTGAGCTCGCGCGCTTCTTCTTCGACCATGCGGGCAGCGGCTTTGGCCGAGACGGCAGCGCGGAGGAGCTGAGCGCGGCGCTCGGCGCGCTGCGCCCCTTGGGTGTCGAAGCGGTGAAGGTGATCTTCTCCAAAGAAATCGAGCGCGAGCTGCGCACCTTGGCAGAATCCGGGCGCGCGGCGAAAATTCCCGCACGGAATCGCCGGCGCAAGCGTTAG
- a CDS encoding fatty acid desaturase: MTEHMEVHQSASQVQGLGGRGPSSAAPGGAQVLLNDPSIAQKFASDEARFESFGRAIDKIRKEAEASMGESDLKHVRRLRHLSRGLEVVGRAAIHFSFEPIGFGAGVIALWLHKQLEATEIGHTALHGAYDKLPGVGRFHSSRFRWKTPIDEESWRYGHNVRHHGATNVAGHDADIHFGPVRLTRDTPWRPAHRFQLAYALLGLFPNFGFVMNMHFTGLADLYEGNGRGGMDFLPDKRPKTIAKAHWKAVRKYAPYYAYEYVLWPMLAGPFFWKVLLGNYLSEVLRDIYSAATIFCGHVGEEAASFPEGTKAKKRGRWYAMQAAATYNFRVDRVRSVLCGGLDLQIEHHLFNKLPPHRLREIAPQVERACQEHGVPYRSQSWGRTLLGAFAHIQALSKPDPQPAVSAQEAVAA, from the coding sequence ATGACCGAGCACATGGAAGTGCATCAGAGCGCCTCACAGGTTCAGGGTTTGGGGGGGAGAGGTCCAAGCAGTGCGGCGCCGGGCGGCGCTCAGGTACTGCTGAATGACCCCAGCATTGCGCAGAAGTTTGCCAGCGACGAAGCACGCTTCGAGTCCTTCGGTCGCGCCATCGATAAGATCCGTAAGGAAGCAGAAGCCAGCATGGGCGAGAGCGACCTCAAGCACGTCAGGCGCCTGCGCCACCTATCGCGTGGCCTCGAGGTCGTCGGGCGCGCAGCCATCCACTTCTCGTTCGAACCGATCGGCTTCGGCGCAGGCGTTATCGCGCTGTGGCTGCACAAACAGCTCGAGGCGACCGAGATTGGTCACACGGCGCTGCACGGCGCCTACGACAAGCTACCCGGAGTGGGTCGCTTTCATTCATCGCGCTTCCGCTGGAAGACGCCCATCGACGAGGAGAGCTGGCGCTACGGCCACAACGTGCGTCATCACGGGGCCACGAATGTCGCGGGACACGACGCGGACATCCACTTCGGCCCAGTGCGGCTGACCCGAGACACGCCGTGGCGCCCCGCTCACCGCTTCCAGCTCGCCTACGCCTTGCTCGGGCTTTTCCCGAATTTTGGCTTCGTGATGAACATGCACTTCACAGGGCTCGCGGATCTGTACGAGGGCAACGGCCGAGGAGGCATGGATTTCCTCCCGGATAAGCGCCCAAAAACGATCGCCAAGGCCCACTGGAAGGCCGTGCGAAAATACGCTCCCTACTACGCCTACGAGTACGTGCTCTGGCCGATGCTCGCCGGCCCGTTCTTCTGGAAGGTGCTACTCGGCAACTACCTGAGCGAAGTGTTGCGGGACATCTACAGCGCAGCGACCATCTTCTGTGGGCACGTCGGCGAAGAAGCCGCGAGCTTTCCCGAAGGCACGAAGGCCAAGAAGCGCGGGCGCTGGTACGCCATGCAGGCGGCTGCGACCTACAACTTCCGCGTGGACCGAGTCCGCAGCGTGCTCTGTGGAGGCCTCGACCTGCAGATCGAGCACCACTTGTTCAACAAGCTGCCTCCCCACCGGCTGCGTGAGATCGCTCCCCAGGTGGAGCGAGCGTGCCAAGAGCACGGAGTGCCCTACCGCAGCCAGAGCTGGGGCCGCACGCTGCTCGGCGCCTTCGCTCACATTCAGGCGCTGAGCAAGCCCGACCCGCAGCCAGCGGTTTCGGCACAAGAGGCGGTGGCAGCGTGA
- a CDS encoding ATP-binding protein: protein MAVSLERTRVDLGGLMRVLGEHLYSSPSVAVRELVQNAHDSIERRRIEDPDGFATSEPSIRVECDAENGRISIEDTGAGLTKDEIVEYLATVGTGYTRRLRDASADAGLIGYFGLGFLTAFVVAERTEVWTCSYQDPDQAFLFHSKNGQQYGVEAAEKRPVGTRVTLELRERFRELSDPHVLSALVRRYCGFLSYPVRIHGEHVNERPPAWRDAELTNPIRKKRALLELAERFGIAFEPLCAIEVDGEACKGVIWIHAGSTYGTSDHRDVHVFIRGMLIGDEDRELLPSWAGFASAVIESVALHPTASRETLQKDAVYEQVKGELREALIDGLGRIAQSEAATWRRVLLRHNEALLGSALSDPRLFGLLAEDVTLPTSHGDLRVKHILDKSQGKLHVSQTESGGFEELLFRALGVPVVHGIRFAALPFCKAYTDRVRGRLVLLGTGKGDSELFQKVELSTEEQSKLEGWFGRDDVAVMSCRFAPRELPFVLVPDREIQLKRRIESDQADARISSAVLGLARQFTAQVGARPSLRLYVNCDCPAIVRLLAAPPERAARGVRLLAPLVSLLSETGEETRLFDVETALRDFCAALCETLDA, encoded by the coding sequence ATGGCGGTGAGTCTCGAGCGCACTCGAGTGGATTTGGGTGGCCTGATGCGGGTGCTGGGTGAGCACCTCTACTCGAGCCCGAGCGTCGCGGTGCGCGAGCTGGTGCAGAACGCCCACGACAGCATCGAGCGTCGACGCATCGAAGATCCGGACGGCTTCGCCACCAGCGAGCCGAGTATCCGCGTGGAATGTGACGCAGAGAACGGTCGCATCTCCATCGAAGACACCGGCGCCGGACTCACCAAGGACGAGATCGTCGAGTACCTCGCGACCGTGGGCACCGGCTACACCCGGCGCCTACGAGACGCCTCGGCAGACGCCGGGCTGATTGGCTACTTTGGGCTTGGCTTCCTCACGGCCTTCGTGGTCGCTGAGCGCACCGAGGTCTGGACGTGCTCCTACCAGGATCCGGATCAGGCGTTTCTCTTTCACTCCAAGAACGGTCAGCAATATGGCGTCGAAGCAGCTGAGAAGCGTCCCGTCGGAACCCGGGTGACGCTCGAGCTGCGTGAGCGCTTCCGCGAGCTGTCGGATCCCCATGTGTTGTCCGCGTTGGTGCGGCGCTACTGCGGCTTCTTGAGTTACCCGGTTCGGATCCACGGGGAACATGTCAACGAGCGCCCCCCGGCTTGGCGCGACGCGGAGCTGACGAACCCGATCCGCAAGAAGCGGGCTCTGCTCGAGCTCGCTGAGCGCTTTGGTATCGCCTTTGAGCCGCTGTGTGCCATCGAAGTCGACGGGGAAGCCTGCAAAGGCGTGATCTGGATCCACGCCGGTTCCACCTACGGCACCAGCGACCACCGCGACGTCCACGTGTTCATCCGAGGCATGTTGATCGGCGATGAAGACCGCGAGCTGTTGCCGAGCTGGGCTGGCTTTGCGAGTGCGGTGATCGAGAGCGTGGCGCTGCACCCCACGGCGAGCCGAGAGACCTTGCAGAAGGACGCGGTGTACGAGCAAGTCAAAGGCGAGCTCCGAGAGGCGCTGATCGACGGCCTGGGACGCATCGCCCAGAGCGAAGCGGCGACCTGGCGCCGCGTGTTGCTCAGGCACAACGAAGCGCTGCTTGGCTCCGCGCTATCGGATCCGCGGTTGTTCGGCTTGCTCGCCGAAGACGTCACCCTGCCCACCAGCCACGGCGACCTGCGGGTGAAGCACATCCTGGACAAGAGCCAAGGCAAGCTCCACGTGAGTCAGACCGAGAGTGGTGGCTTCGAGGAGCTTTTGTTTCGCGCGCTGGGAGTGCCCGTCGTGCACGGCATTCGTTTCGCGGCGCTGCCCTTCTGCAAAGCCTATACGGACCGCGTGCGCGGCCGCTTGGTGCTCCTCGGCACCGGCAAGGGCGACAGTGAGCTGTTTCAGAAGGTGGAGCTGAGCACCGAGGAACAGAGCAAGCTCGAAGGTTGGTTCGGACGCGACGACGTGGCGGTGATGAGCTGCCGCTTTGCGCCTCGCGAGCTGCCGTTCGTGCTGGTTCCAGACCGCGAAATTCAGCTCAAGCGTCGCATCGAATCAGACCAAGCGGACGCGCGTATCTCCAGCGCGGTGCTGGGCCTCGCGCGGCAGTTCACGGCGCAAGTCGGGGCGCGGCCGTCGCTCAGGCTCTACGTCAACTGTGACTGCCCCGCGATCGTTCGCCTGCTCGCGGCGCCGCCCGAGCGCGCCGCCCGCGGCGTGCGGCTCTTGGCCCCCCTGGTGAGCCTGTTGTCCGAGACTGGGGAGGAGACCCGGTTGTTCGACGTCGAGACCGCGCTGCGTGACTTCTGCGCCGCCCTGTGCGAGACCCTCGACGCGTGA
- a CDS encoding CBS domain-containing protein encodes MENIIISEILAAKPHHIRTVTPYACVTDAVRLMNRYNIGALLVMDEGVLLGIITERDVLFRVVGQHLEPEATLVSDVMTRGLVTVTPHTTLQEAMHRITEQRVRHLPVLDDDQLVGVVSSGDLTRAITQALEREVDALSSKIPVAPNHMLDV; translated from the coding sequence ATGGAAAACATCATCATCAGCGAAATCCTCGCAGCCAAGCCGCATCATATCCGCACAGTAACGCCCTACGCCTGCGTGACTGACGCCGTACGCCTCATGAACCGCTACAACATCGGCGCGCTGCTCGTGATGGATGAAGGTGTACTCCTAGGGATCATCACCGAGCGCGATGTTCTTTTCCGCGTGGTAGGGCAGCACCTGGAGCCCGAGGCCACACTGGTCAGCGATGTCATGACGCGTGGCCTCGTCACGGTGACACCCCACACGACCTTGCAGGAGGCCATGCACCGAATCACGGAGCAGCGGGTGCGACACCTTCCTGTCTTGGACGACGACCAGTTGGTCGGAGTGGTCTCGAGCGGAGATCTGACGCGCGCCATCACCCAGGCGCTGGAGCGTGAGGTCGACGCGCTATCGTCCAAGATCCCGGTCGCCCCGAATCACATGCTCGACGTCTAA
- a CDS encoding sterol desaturase family protein: MIGIPLALLAANAFEWAVHKHVLHGLGKSKRSFWAFHWHEHHGESRKRGMFDPNYERPPLGWHAQGKELLALAAASAAVTPLLPVAPFFVGTAYYCAFNYYRVHKRSHLDPEWARAKLPWHYDHHMGPNQHKNWCVTKPWFDWVMGTREHYVGTEREAQDRAKAAARAERKAARAEPEPQAAE, translated from the coding sequence ATGATCGGGATCCCCTTGGCACTCCTAGCCGCGAACGCATTCGAGTGGGCGGTGCACAAGCACGTGCTGCACGGGCTTGGGAAGAGCAAGCGGAGCTTCTGGGCGTTCCACTGGCACGAGCATCACGGCGAGTCGCGCAAGCGCGGCATGTTCGACCCCAACTACGAGCGCCCGCCGCTCGGTTGGCATGCCCAGGGTAAGGAGCTCTTGGCGCTCGCCGCCGCAAGTGCCGCGGTGACGCCACTGCTACCCGTCGCGCCGTTCTTCGTCGGCACCGCCTACTACTGCGCGTTCAACTACTACCGCGTCCACAAGCGCTCCCATCTCGATCCCGAGTGGGCACGCGCGAAGCTGCCGTGGCACTACGACCACCACATGGGACCCAACCAGCACAAGAACTGGTGCGTAACGAAGCCTTGGTTCGACTGGGTGATGGGCACCCGCGAGCACTACGTCGGGACGGAACGCGAGGCACAAGACCGTGCCAAGGCGGCCGCACGCGCTGAACGCAAGGCAGCTCGCGCGGAGCCAGAGCCGCAAGCCGCCGAGTGA
- a CDS encoding TetR/AcrR family transcriptional regulator: MTWLLDRQTPHRADGGAEEREVSSGVPKPGDDNLFEPGRVPEQRPGKAGGKRDRNRQERTRALCDAALVEFLERGVERVTVDEITKAAGVAKGSFYRYFEDKSQVVEALFAPLRKEVEQALSQCGRELAEARSNETLTTAYQTLAMQMGQAALREPRLVKLYLQECRGPAEGARAPIRALRDEINQAAVALTEAAHQNQLLRDLPPRITAYAVVGAVETLLIAVFDGEQLGSPAEATQALVSMVLDGVRKR; the protein is encoded by the coding sequence ATGACCTGGCTGTTGGACCGACAGACACCACACCGAGCTGATGGGGGAGCGGAGGAGCGAGAAGTGAGCAGCGGGGTTCCCAAACCTGGCGATGACAATCTGTTCGAGCCCGGGCGCGTACCGGAGCAGCGTCCAGGCAAAGCTGGTGGAAAGCGTGACCGCAATCGTCAGGAACGGACGCGTGCTCTGTGCGATGCCGCGCTCGTCGAGTTCTTGGAGCGCGGGGTCGAGCGCGTCACCGTCGATGAGATCACGAAGGCGGCAGGTGTCGCGAAGGGCAGCTTCTATCGCTACTTCGAGGACAAGTCTCAGGTGGTTGAAGCGCTCTTCGCGCCGCTGCGCAAAGAGGTGGAGCAAGCGCTCTCTCAGTGCGGCCGTGAGCTCGCGGAAGCGCGGTCCAACGAAACGCTGACCACTGCCTATCAAACTCTCGCGATGCAGATGGGGCAGGCTGCGCTGCGAGAGCCGCGGCTCGTGAAGCTCTACTTGCAGGAGTGCCGGGGCCCCGCGGAAGGGGCCCGTGCGCCCATCCGCGCCCTGCGTGATGAGATCAATCAGGCGGCGGTGGCACTGACCGAGGCAGCTCACCAAAACCAGCTGCTGCGCGACTTACCCCCGCGCATCACGGCCTATGCCGTGGTCGGCGCAGTCGAGACACTGCTCATTGCGGTGTTCGACGGCGAACAGCTCGGTAGTCCGGCAGAAGCGACCCAAGCTTTGGTGAGCATGGTGCTCGACGGCGTGCGTAAGCGCTGA
- a CDS encoding OPT/YSL family transporter: MSEAKSGGAPAAYREITFGAMSLGIVQGMLMTAAFTYIGLKLGFGVPGSTIAAIMGFALLRGLGRGVFGIRGAGSIVENNINQTVASGVNTASSGVVFTFPALLMLGKDYNVWTVILAAVAGSFMGIVVIIPLRKQLIEIERLRFPSGLAVATILKSPGAGIQKGILLGVGFGIAMVITLLGQFHLIPEDIPIGPWLHHAFGMSDSSSIGFLFLGTTFYLSMANIGAGMLSGRGGLPFALGGILAWWFIGPFAVSQGWAPAGVKGDALVGTVYSTMLRPTGIGVLIGGALAGVVLSFPAIKGAISSLSAAAKLARSGAGDAEEMSPNTLVFGLIGSLLALFAVTLIASRDTGGMHVGQAAAAAVVGALWIAVAGLIVAQATGATDISPLSGLALIAVTLMLAVTSGNSVLAITIGVAVCIATGQCADMMQDLKTGHLVGSVPRRQQMAQFAVAWVGPAIAIGTTLLLWKAGPGGFGGFGPESVACVEKTPECLPAPQASVLQGLVKGVLEGNAPIDKYLAGAGIGGALSAFPIGGLGVLVGLAMYLPFSITLSYGFGCVISIGLERVFGRRFTADKTVPLAAGFIVGEALTALAYTLIKVVGG; this comes from the coding sequence ATGAGTGAAGCGAAGTCCGGCGGCGCGCCGGCCGCGTATCGCGAGATCACCTTCGGAGCGATGTCCTTGGGGATCGTCCAGGGCATGCTGATGACGGCCGCGTTCACGTACATCGGCTTGAAGCTGGGCTTCGGAGTTCCCGGCTCGACCATCGCGGCCATCATGGGATTCGCGCTGCTGCGTGGCCTCGGGCGCGGTGTGTTCGGGATCCGTGGGGCGGGATCGATCGTCGAGAACAACATCAATCAGACGGTCGCGTCCGGGGTGAACACCGCGAGCTCTGGCGTGGTGTTCACCTTCCCCGCGCTTCTGATGCTGGGCAAGGACTACAACGTCTGGACAGTGATCCTCGCGGCGGTCGCCGGTTCCTTCATGGGGATCGTGGTTATTATTCCCCTGCGGAAACAGTTGATCGAGATTGAGCGGCTGAGGTTCCCCAGCGGTCTCGCCGTGGCGACCATCTTGAAGAGCCCCGGTGCGGGTATCCAGAAGGGCATTCTGCTCGGCGTTGGCTTCGGTATCGCGATGGTGATCACGCTGCTCGGGCAGTTTCACTTGATCCCCGAGGATATCCCGATCGGACCCTGGCTGCACCACGCCTTCGGCATGAGCGACTCGAGCTCCATCGGCTTCTTGTTTCTCGGCACGACGTTCTATCTCTCGATGGCGAACATCGGTGCCGGCATGCTGAGCGGGCGCGGCGGCCTGCCGTTCGCGCTCGGAGGGATCCTCGCCTGGTGGTTCATCGGTCCCTTCGCGGTGAGCCAGGGCTGGGCGCCTGCGGGTGTGAAGGGCGACGCGCTGGTCGGCACGGTGTACTCGACGATGCTGCGCCCCACTGGGATCGGCGTGTTGATCGGCGGTGCGTTGGCGGGCGTGGTGTTGTCGTTTCCCGCAATCAAGGGGGCCATCAGCAGCCTATCCGCTGCTGCCAAGCTCGCGCGCTCTGGGGCGGGGGATGCCGAGGAGATGAGCCCGAACACGCTCGTTTTCGGGCTGATCGGCTCACTCTTGGCGTTGTTCGCGGTGACGCTGATCGCGTCGCGAGACACGGGGGGCATGCACGTGGGGCAAGCGGCTGCTGCGGCCGTCGTGGGCGCGCTGTGGATCGCTGTCGCCGGTTTGATTGTCGCTCAAGCAACGGGTGCAACGGACATCTCGCCGCTCAGCGGCCTCGCCCTGATCGCCGTCACGCTGATGCTCGCGGTGACCAGCGGCAACTCGGTCCTTGCGATCACGATCGGCGTCGCCGTCTGCATCGCGACCGGCCAGTGCGCCGACATGATGCAGGACTTGAAGACGGGCCACCTCGTCGGCAGCGTTCCCCGGCGGCAACAGATGGCGCAGTTTGCGGTCGCATGGGTCGGCCCGGCGATCGCGATTGGCACCACATTGCTGCTCTGGAAAGCTGGGCCCGGCGGCTTTGGCGGCTTCGGGCCCGAGTCCGTCGCGTGCGTCGAGAAGACCCCTGAGTGCCTTCCAGCCCCTCAAGCGTCGGTCTTGCAGGGACTGGTGAAGGGGGTGCTCGAGGGCAACGCGCCCATCGACAAGTACCTTGCCGGCGCCGGGATTGGAGGTGCGCTCTCGGCGTTCCCGATCGGCGGTTTGGGCGTACTTGTAGGCCTCGCAATGTACCTGCCGTTCAGCATCACGCTGAGCTACGGCTTCGGCTGCGTGATCTCAATCGGGCTCGAGCGTGTCTTTGGCAGGCGTTTCACCGCGGATAAGACCGTGCCTCTGGCGGCGGGATTCATCGTGGGAGAGGCGCTCACCGCGCTCGCGTACACTTTGATCAAGGTCGTGGGAGGCTGA
- the dinB gene encoding DNA polymerase IV, translating into MTQRWVLHADMDAFYASIEQRDNPELRGKPVIVGASSPRGVVSAASYEARKFGVRSAMPGFRARELCPQGIFVGGDMQKYSRVSRQVRQVFEEFTPEVQPLALDEAFLDVTGSLGLFGAPRELAQALKRRVREETNLIVSVGLGPNKLVAKIACTQSKPDGLLVVPTGEVESFLRPLSVRRLWGIGPVLGETLARYGIHTVGELADYDPNWLEQLLGRRAHDLQAMARGEDTRPVESQRAPKSYGEENTFERDVTERERVSAALTAHSESVAARMRKDHFAGRTVTLRAKLARRRGVRAGRTSAEAEPVYPLISRSRTLPQATADGALIRRTVLELWDELALQEPVRLLGVSVSKLERQAAEQLDLFAPRPELRGTVEAPADAARGKRLGGALDAIRERFGDSAIRRAVEAPHKITHSSQIKAGEEAPISREEKRTRVVELDDAMDAASDDALKDVDD; encoded by the coding sequence ATGACGCAGCGCTGGGTGCTCCATGCGGATATGGATGCCTTCTACGCATCCATCGAGCAACGGGACAACCCGGAGCTGCGGGGCAAGCCGGTGATCGTCGGGGCCAGTAGCCCGCGAGGTGTCGTGAGCGCGGCGAGCTACGAGGCGCGGAAGTTTGGGGTGCGCTCGGCGATGCCTGGATTTCGTGCGCGAGAGCTGTGCCCGCAAGGGATCTTCGTCGGTGGTGATATGCAGAAGTACAGCCGGGTTTCGCGCCAGGTGCGGCAAGTCTTCGAGGAGTTCACGCCGGAGGTTCAGCCCCTCGCTCTGGATGAGGCTTTTCTGGATGTGACCGGCTCCCTGGGCCTGTTTGGCGCGCCGCGGGAGCTCGCTCAGGCGCTCAAGCGACGTGTCCGGGAGGAAACAAACTTGATCGTCAGTGTCGGGCTTGGCCCGAACAAGCTAGTGGCGAAGATCGCCTGCACCCAGTCCAAACCCGATGGGCTCTTGGTGGTGCCGACGGGGGAGGTCGAGTCCTTTCTACGGCCGCTCTCCGTGCGGCGGCTGTGGGGCATTGGGCCGGTGCTGGGTGAAACCCTCGCGCGCTACGGGATCCACACGGTGGGTGAGCTGGCGGACTACGACCCGAACTGGCTCGAGCAGCTCCTCGGGCGGCGCGCCCACGACCTGCAAGCGATGGCCAGAGGCGAAGACACGCGCCCCGTGGAGAGCCAGCGAGCGCCGAAGAGCTATGGCGAGGAGAACACCTTCGAGCGCGACGTGACCGAACGGGAGCGGGTGTCAGCGGCGCTGACCGCGCACTCGGAGTCCGTTGCCGCGCGGATGAGAAAGGACCACTTTGCGGGGCGCACCGTGACGCTGCGCGCGAAGCTCGCACGTCGGCGTGGGGTGAGGGCAGGGCGCACCAGCGCTGAGGCGGAGCCGGTTTATCCGCTGATTTCCCGCAGCCGAACGCTGCCCCAAGCGACCGCCGATGGCGCGTTGATCCGGCGCACCGTGCTGGAGCTGTGGGACGAGCTGGCGCTTCAGGAGCCGGTGCGGCTCCTGGGTGTGAGCGTCTCCAAGCTCGAACGCCAGGCGGCGGAGCAGCTCGACCTGTTCGCGCCGCGGCCCGAGCTGCGGGGCACCGTTGAAGCTCCCGCTGACGCCGCTCGCGGCAAGCGCCTGGGAGGCGCCTTGGACGCGATCCGTGAGCGCTTCGGCGACAGCGCCATCCGGCGCGCCGTGGAGGCGCCTCACAAGATCACCCACTCGAGCCAGATCAAAGCCGGCGAAGAAGCACCCATCAGCCGCGAAGAGAAGCGGACCCGAGTCGTGGAGCTGGATGACGCAATGGACGCTGCAAGCGACGATGCGTTGAAGGACGTCGATGATTGA